A window from Photobacterium leiognathi encodes these proteins:
- a CDS encoding CHASE3 domain-containing protein, translated as MNMENISIRNKLLIGNGLIVLLLGILCAIVWNAIVTMDKTAKMVEHTYKVIDNSNILVSSMVDQETGLRGFAIGGQEEYLEPYISGKKEFDKHLNIVTELTSDNPAQQERYAFVATEAKAWQAYADKIIQLRKDIQQGEYSEQAIEKLLASGIGKQLMDKIRIEAEERRFGYQSNELLQAMVNMETGLRGYIINKTDDYLEPYYQGKEEVNRILKTNDLDDKNINAWINDYAEVAIKQIKHGLQYKAMNDLYLELEKKQGKAYMDDLRYRVAEIIGVEQALMQQRKGSAIEAANLAIMVIVVGGIITAILAFAVGVFISQTITKPIGSAVDAAKELAQGNLTLQISRHGNNEVGVLLTALQTTADSLKGIIVKMSDANDQLGSASDNLTAITTQTSQGVKEQQQMTDEVAVAMNQMSMSVQEVAQNVGTAAQFANEAHTEAQTGIVIVQNTVKSISQLDEEINLTSVRLNELVHETENIGGILDVIRAIAEQTNLLALNAAIEAARAGDQGRGFAVVADEVRELAKRTQDSTTEIQSLIEKVQHGTSELVLNMDKSNSIVKESVSNATKSGDAFNVITESISKINDMNIQNANASEEQSTTTEEINRNMESVNIISQQSAQSVGETAKSMQVLSELSQQMHSIIRQFKI; from the coding sequence ATGAATATGGAAAATATATCAATAAGAAACAAACTACTCATAGGGAATGGGCTTATTGTGCTGTTGCTAGGCATATTATGCGCAATTGTTTGGAATGCCATTGTTACGATGGATAAAACCGCGAAGATGGTTGAACACACTTATAAAGTTATCGATAACTCAAATATCTTAGTGTCTTCGATGGTTGATCAGGAAACAGGTTTACGCGGCTTTGCCATTGGTGGGCAAGAAGAATACCTTGAACCTTATATTTCAGGGAAGAAGGAGTTTGATAAACACTTAAACATAGTCACTGAATTAACCAGTGATAATCCAGCACAGCAAGAGCGCTATGCTTTTGTTGCCACTGAAGCCAAAGCTTGGCAAGCATACGCAGATAAAATCATTCAGTTACGTAAAGATATCCAGCAAGGCGAATATTCCGAGCAAGCGATTGAGAAATTGTTAGCATCAGGCATTGGCAAGCAGCTTATGGATAAAATTCGTATTGAAGCTGAAGAGCGACGCTTTGGTTATCAAAGTAATGAGCTTTTGCAAGCAATGGTGAATATGGAAACGGGTTTGCGAGGCTACATCATTAATAAGACGGATGATTATTTAGAACCTTACTATCAAGGTAAAGAAGAAGTTAATCGTATTCTGAAAACTAACGATCTTGATGATAAAAATATTAATGCATGGATCAACGATTACGCCGAAGTTGCGATTAAACAAATCAAACATGGGCTTCAATACAAAGCCATGAATGATCTTTACCTTGAATTAGAGAAGAAGCAAGGTAAGGCGTACATGGACGATCTTCGTTATCGTGTTGCTGAGATCATTGGTGTTGAGCAAGCACTGATGCAACAGCGAAAAGGATCTGCCATTGAAGCGGCAAATCTCGCAATAATGGTCATCGTCGTTGGTGGCATTATTACTGCGATACTCGCTTTTGCTGTTGGTGTCTTTATTTCCCAAACCATAACTAAACCTATTGGTAGCGCTGTGGATGCTGCAAAAGAGTTAGCACAAGGGAATTTAACCTTACAAATATCACGTCATGGTAATAATGAAGTGGGTGTATTGCTAACGGCACTGCAAACTACCGCCGATAGCTTGAAAGGTATTATCGTTAAAATGAGTGATGCCAATGATCAACTTGGTAGCGCATCAGATAATTTGACTGCTATTACGACTCAAACCAGTCAGGGCGTAAAAGAGCAGCAGCAAATGACCGATGAAGTAGCTGTGGCAATGAATCAGATGTCGATGTCTGTTCAAGAAGTCGCACAAAACGTGGGTACAGCGGCACAATTTGCGAATGAAGCACATACCGAAGCACAAACAGGCATTGTGATTGTACAAAATACCGTAAAAAGCATTAGTCAGCTTGATGAAGAGATTAACTTAACTTCAGTTAGGCTTAATGAACTCGTACATGAAACAGAAAATATTGGTGGTATCTTGGATGTCATTCGTGCCATTGCTGAGCAAACCAATTTATTAGCACTTAATGCGGCGATAGAAGCTGCGCGTGCTGGCGATCAAGGTCGAGGTTTTGCCGTTGTTGCAGACGAAGTGCGAGAGCTAGCAAAACGTACTCAAGATTCAACAACCGAAATTCAGTCTCTAATTGAAAAAGTCCAACACGGTACAAGTGAGCTTGTGCTGAACATGGATAAGAGTAATAGCATCGTAAAAGAAAGTGTGTCGAACGCTACTAAATCTGGTGATGCGTTTAATGTGATTACTGAATCCATCTCTAAAATCAATGACATGAACATTCAAAATGCCAATGCATCAGAAGAGCAAAGCACTACGACAGAGGAAATTAACCGTAATATGGAATCGGTTAATATCATCTCTCAGCAAAGTGCCCAAAGTGTCGGTGAAACAGCAAAATCTATGCAAGTGTTATCTGAATTATCGCAACAAATGCACAGTATTATTAGGCAGTTTAAAATTTAG
- a CDS encoding intermembrane phospholipid transport protein YdbH family protein has translation MHTSLVRNDGNRLDCDTVILFAQPLPKYMNCNAKFKGTKEFTDRLGLKGLPDAKINGPLRFVAIQTEAPVDAPKDKRMLVDNKLATAYYDVGFELPESFAISLNKYAIPAGLFKKKAEKTTNRLKEKQLADVQMITDGRIDFNVNFYDKLLRVILRDKKEKISFVNKRTQSSINFDFNDLNCLYPDLQCHINAEVEAQAKTIYPMPESQINDFTFKTHMVATWANHLLIAQMTNNNISMDQVNVKGIPGLQKSLSKDINFHLDSLIGLYTQDKFKTVGNFTVYQPADTKASLTSEFIVNRNEDFDNNDHDSLSRYRADLGIKVNNFYLSQEIKLIKPLPPVKAKPVVVKEKTTTDSIDTILIKKLILIKKLVELTGLSHLKDLSPQVDFTAPYKVGADIAAIQAKIRAEHQVLYESVTVKPLQLKSDYDITFSAQRNNQKLGKIYSQGHAQLNGSELNINSKFKNSNHALFADMRLLSNFDTGVSNIKLKRHTFTFTPEQDLKSFYIPVLPIDLNITQGQLTTSADITVNKDKQISGFIDLSTHRITGEYESFRFGNVGSHIHLALSSTGVKTQSPLEISADYLDVGVPMSNPRLLAEFDTSNDYYHIAHGTTELYGGNITIEPITITSLSNIKQVRFTVSGVDLARVIAEADQDNIELTGRIDGVIPIALEDGSIVIRNATLQTQKPGGVLRYIQGSTIDKKVKEVGTYSPLNIVEVLGNYHYNSIALAFDYAKNGDLSLKTRIEGNNPDFQHGRPINVNIKLNDNIPKLLRSKEFIDSSPIVAQIKQQLGVQ, from the coding sequence GTGCATACCAGCCTTGTACGTAATGATGGTAATCGCCTTGATTGTGATACTGTCATTCTCTTTGCTCAACCTCTTCCTAAGTACATGAACTGCAATGCCAAGTTTAAAGGTACTAAAGAATTTACAGATCGCCTTGGCCTTAAAGGTTTACCTGACGCCAAAATCAATGGTCCTTTACGTTTTGTTGCGATACAAACCGAGGCCCCTGTTGATGCACCAAAAGATAAACGTATGCTGGTGGATAACAAACTAGCTACGGCATACTACGATGTTGGTTTTGAATTACCTGAATCTTTTGCTATTTCTCTTAATAAATATGCAATACCAGCAGGTCTTTTTAAAAAGAAAGCTGAGAAAACAACTAATAGATTAAAAGAAAAGCAGCTTGCCGACGTACAGATGATCACTGATGGAAGAATTGATTTTAATGTCAACTTCTACGATAAGCTGTTACGTGTAATTTTAAGGGACAAAAAGGAAAAGATTAGCTTTGTAAATAAGCGTACCCAGTCATCTATAAACTTTGATTTCAATGACTTGAACTGCTTATATCCTGATCTGCAATGTCACATCAATGCAGAAGTAGAAGCACAGGCAAAGACCATTTACCCAATGCCTGAAAGCCAAATTAACGACTTCACATTCAAAACGCATATGGTTGCAACCTGGGCTAACCATTTATTGATCGCTCAAATGACGAACAATAATATCTCTATGGATCAAGTGAATGTTAAAGGGATCCCCGGACTACAAAAAAGCCTAAGTAAAGATATTAACTTCCATCTGGATTCTTTAATCGGGCTTTATACTCAAGATAAGTTTAAAACAGTGGGTAACTTTACAGTTTACCAACCCGCAGATACCAAGGCTTCTTTAACATCCGAGTTCATTGTTAACCGTAATGAAGATTTTGATAATAACGATCATGATTCATTAAGTCGTTATCGTGCGGATTTAGGCATTAAAGTGAACAACTTTTATCTAAGCCAAGAGATCAAATTGATCAAGCCGCTACCACCTGTTAAAGCAAAACCAGTGGTTGTTAAAGAAAAAACTACGACTGATAGCATCGATACAATACTTATTAAAAAGTTAATACTTATTAAAAAGTTGGTCGAACTAACGGGTTTATCACATCTAAAAGATTTATCTCCACAAGTCGATTTTACCGCTCCTTATAAAGTAGGTGCCGATATTGCTGCGATCCAAGCAAAGATCCGTGCAGAACACCAAGTTTTGTATGAATCAGTAACAGTAAAGCCGTTACAGCTTAAATCTGATTACGATATTACTTTTAGTGCGCAACGTAATAACCAAAAACTGGGTAAGATCTACAGCCAAGGTCATGCACAGCTAAATGGCTCAGAGTTAAATATTAATAGTAAGTTTAAAAACAGTAATCATGCTTTATTTGCTGATATGCGCTTACTATCTAACTTCGATACAGGTGTGTCTAACATTAAATTAAAACGCCATACATTCACCTTTACACCAGAGCAAGATCTGAAAAGCTTTTATATCCCAGTGTTGCCTATTGATCTGAACATTACTCAAGGTCAGCTAACAACAAGTGCTGACATAACAGTAAATAAAGATAAGCAAATATCTGGGTTTATTGATCTTTCAACGCATCGTATTACTGGCGAATATGAGTCGTTCCGATTTGGTAACGTGGGTAGTCATATTCATCTGGCGTTATCATCGACAGGCGTTAAAACCCAATCGCCATTAGAGATCTCAGCAGATTATCTTGATGTGGGTGTGCCTATGTCTAACCCTCGCCTATTGGCTGAATTTGATACCAGCAATGATTACTACCACATTGCCCATGGCACGACTGAACTGTATGGCGGCAATATCACCATTGAGCCAATTACAATCACTAGCCTAAGTAATATTAAACAAGTACGGTTTACCGTCTCTGGTGTTGATCTTGCTCGTGTCATCGCAGAAGCCGATCAAGATAATATTGAATTAACTGGTCGTATCGATGGTGTTATTCCAATTGCATTAGAAGACGGCAGTATCGTTATACGTAACGCAACACTACAAACCCAAAAGCCAGGTGGTGTTCTACGCTATATCCAAGGTTCAACCATCGATAAAAAAGTAAAAGAAGTAGGTACTTATAGCCCACTAAATATTGTGGAAGTATTAGGCAATTATCATTACAACTCCATTGCGCTTGCCTTTGATTATGCTAAAAACGGCGATTTATCGTTAAAAACACGTATCGAAGGTA